A genome region from Populus alba chromosome 3, ASM523922v2, whole genome shotgun sequence includes the following:
- the LOC118054600 gene encoding toll/interleukin-1 receptor-like protein, with protein MASSSSSSRPGWDYDVFLSFRGEDTRKNFTDHLFTALQKAGIRTFRDDDELRIGEEISLQLPKAIQESKISIVVFSKGYASSTWCLDELEKILDCRHITGQIVIPVFYDIAPSDIRKQTGSFAEAFDKHEERFKEEMEKVQKWRKALVEAANLSGLDPHSIANGHESKLIQKIVEEVSSKLNRPTY; from the exons ATGgcgtcttcttcttcctcgtctAGACCTGGTTGGGATTACGATGTATTTCTAAGTTTTAGAGGTGAAGATACTCGCAAAAATTTTACGGATCATCTTTTCACTGCTTTACAGAAAGCAGGAATCCGTACATTTCGAGATGACGACGAACTTCGTATAGGTGAAGAAATCTCCTTACAACTCCCCAAAGCAATACAAGAATCCAAGATTTCTATAGTGGTTTTCTCCAAGGGCTATGCTTCCTCCACTTGGTGTCTTGATGAACTTGAAAAGATTCTTGATTGCAGACATATAACTGGTCAGATTGTTATTCCTGTTTTCTATGATATCGCTCCTTCTGATATTAGAAAACAGACGGGGAGTTTTGCTGAAGCCTTTGATAAGCATGAAGAACGTTTTaaggaagaaatggagaagGTCCAAAAGTGGAGAAAAGCTCTCGTGGAGGCTGCAAATTTATCTGGGCTGGATCCTCACAGTATCGCAAATGG GcatgaatcaaaattaattcaaaagatTGTCGAAGAAGTTTCAAGTAAATTAAATCGTCCAACATATTGA